The nucleotide window TGTGCCTGCATGGAAAGTTGTATCGCTATAAACATttgtagcatggaaaatggacattcATGTGCATTTGTAGTCTAAAAACATTAAATAGACCATTAACTGTTTTATTGGTATTGTGCAGTTGCTACTGGTCTACTTGTTGAGGAGACATTGTCTGGTGCACCAGTCCATACAGATAAGGAGCCTCCTCATTGTTGAAACAAAGGTAATTAAACACCTGGGTTGGAGTTGAGTAAATATAGACAACACAGACATAATTACACCAACCTAACTTCTACGAAAGACATTATTTCCTGTTCTGCAAAATTTTTCATTTCAAAGGATTTTGCGTGTGTGTGAAGATTTCATTGTAATCAAGATAAACAACCAAACAaaaagatttcattcttttgttgTAGAATTTATGATTTCATAGCTTGTTTATGGAAGcattttgattttgtttatttACTTACAATAGGCACTTAGACATTGCTGAAGCTGAATTTTCTAGATTCCATTCTGGTACCAAACGTGGCGATATTGTTGGTGTCACTAGAATTCCAGGTTGGTTGGTTTTCATTTATGTTCTTCAATTCTAGCTAGCAAAACTTTTCCTGTATCTTATCCTTTGGGTATTGGCTGTACTTGCATGTCAAAatattgatttcttcctttgtaaACAGTGACACTTGAGCTTTGTAGGAGAAAGTGGATCACTGATTATGTTAGACTTTTGGTATTTGCAAAAGAGTGGAAAGCAGCAGCAATGTGTTCAAAGTCTTATGAATAAAAGTTCATTGGTCTATTGTACATTTGTGATTTCCGATATGTTAAAAATCCCAAAactatataataaatattatgcTAAAAGTATCATAAGAATAAAAGATAACCGTAATAATcatgaaaggtttttttttttagtttttttttaatgtgttatGTCCAATGTGGTAACACACGATGAATATTGATAGAGGCATGTGTTGacatggaattttttttaaaaggttccaTTTCCTTGTTACATAGCCCATAAATACGTGGTTGCCTGAACCTAAATCTTTGCTTTGTTAGTGTCTTCTATTGTGGAATGATCCGATTTAAACACTTTAACAAAATCTAATGTGTTAGCAAACTTTGGGTTCATTATACAATTCTGATCATTCCTCTAATACATGTGGTGCTCCATGCCTGTCACAATGTCCAACCTATGGACCAGATTTTGTTAACCTTGCATATGCTATAATGCCTATTTGTATTTGTGTGTATATAATTTTATTCTGCTTTAATGGTTATTAGTTTAGAGTACATTTGGTTGCCACTAAAgagatttttcttcatatttcataatttacagaaacctactaagagcctaagagtagaaattccaaagTCATAAATTTGTTTTTCTATGCCTGTGAAATGCTCATGAGCCAAATGCAGCCTGAATGACTTTTTGATGTAAGATGTTAGAAACTATTCATGAAATGTAGGTTCCAGGGTGTGTTTAGCAGTTCAAAGAGTGGTTGATGGGTGCATATATATGTTGATTTCACTGTACAGGTTCTGATTTCAGTATCGAAAACCAATCCCATTCTCCTACCATCCAGCTAAGATATTGTAGCATGGCAACAGTTATTGGACTATGTCTGCGAGTTAAGCTGATGCACTGTTTCCCTCCATTGTTGTCTTGGTCCCTTGTTGGCACTGGCAGTCCAGTCCCCATAAATAAATATATGCGGCTGCTGTCTCAGCTGCTCTCTCAAAACATTTAATTGGCCTAAATAATGTGGCTGCTGTAAATGGGACTCGAACATTCAAAGAGTGAAAGAGATAATGATAGgaagaatcaagaactgctttatATGCAGGACTTACTAACCAGGAACTACTGTAAATGGCCTACTGATTCTTCTTGAAGTTAACCTTGCACAAAAGTATTTCCTTCATCGATTCCCATGAAGAGTTGTTGCTCTGAgaagaatcaagaactgctttatATACAGGATTTGATACTGCAGTAGCAGCTAATACACCAACCGGTTCACCAGCAAGAGAACTTCCAAGACTATTTTCGTCCACCTATCCATACTCAAATTGAATTATAGAATTGCTGCAGAGGTTTCTCACTGTCCCATCataacagataacgacatctctaagtgtggccattagatttttaaacaaagttcctggttcagtaagtcctctggaagaacggatcaacacttccctggatgatatggaatggaccaagtcttcatagggggtcagaccttgaaaaaaggagctcttaactaacccaaatgccttaagaaggatagtcaacaccattaacagaatacttattttggaagtggaaactcatatcctcaaccaaacgccttgaataaaacttccctcggtcataaagttgaagccccaaaaagccaagttgttgaacaaccttactgatagctgaatcatttttagaatctatcaaattacccaaagcagatAACTTTAGAATACGAGTCATGATAGGCAGTTTTACAGTTTTCAAGTAGCTTTCCACTTGCAACTCTACAAGTTCATTGTAATTTGATCTCAAGTGAAGTAGCAAAGGTGATATGTCCTGAATCTTCTTCTTTATATCTTCAGTAACAGCCTTGGGAATGTCAAAATCATTCAAGCCAACACTATATCCTTCTAAAAAGAGAATCTCCATCAGCAATGGCTGCAACATATTAAAGAACTTAACAGCCTCTTCTGTTCCCTTCTTTTCAAGAACATAAGTAACAATCTTTGTGAATGATGACTGCAATAAATCTCTATTGaaatcaatcctcaccatttcacTTTTACTGATCAAATGCCTCTCCCCAAAGTAGTCAAAAAACACAGG belongs to Magnolia sinica isolate HGM2019 chromosome 8, MsV1, whole genome shotgun sequence and includes:
- the LOC131253921 gene encoding DNA-directed RNA polymerase V subunit 1-like; the encoded protein is MFRTFFLNKATAQQLAMCVSPVLPEPALLKAHRTGPLWTVLQIVQSTLPVFFDYFGERHLISKSEMPLLMEILFLEGYSVGLNDFDIPKAVTEDIKKKIQDISPLLLHLRSNYNELVELQVESYLKTVKLPIMTRILKLSALGNLIDSKNDSAISKVVQQLGFLGLQLYDRGKFYSRRLVEDMSFHFQNKYSVNGVDYPS